Proteins encoded by one window of Cannabis sativa cultivar Pink pepper isolate KNU-18-1 chromosome 4, ASM2916894v1, whole genome shotgun sequence:
- the LOC115714640 gene encoding ultraviolet-B receptor UVR8 isoform X3: MLSRIGSVRSSSLSLGFGLVKRWLWSKSDTGQRFAVLWGNGDYGRLGLGSLDSHWSPAPVLCSAFRDQGLRAIACGGAHTLFLTETGRVYATGLNDFGQLGISDDATYSAEPLEVSGLPKEIVRISAGYYHSGAITVDGELYMWGKNANGQLGLGKRAPKAVPLPTKVESLIGLTIKMAALGSEHSVAVTDGGEALSWGGGEYGRLGHANDSTSFSFFKSTSEYMPRLIKKLEGIKVKYVAAGLLHSACIDESGSAFVFGERPADRLGFRENSEATPSLIAELPYSEEVACGGYHTCVLSSGGKLYTWGSNENGCLGIGTTMVFHQPERVQGPFSECIVSQVSCGWKHTAAISAEGKVFTWGWGGSHGTFSVDGHSSGGQLGHGNDVDYMKPTMINLGGDVKAFQVSCGFNHTGAILEHI, from the exons ATGTTGAGCAGAATCGGATCAGTTAGAAGCTCTTCACTGAGTTTAGGGTTTGGGTTAGTCAAAAGGTGGTTGTGGAGTAAGAGCGACACTGGTCAGAGGTTCGCGGTTCTTTGGGGCAATGGTGACTATGGCAGGCTTGGGTTGGGGAGCCTGGACTCACATTGGAGCCCTGCTCCCGTGCTCTGTTCGGCCTTTCGTGATCAAGGCCTTCGAGCCATTGCATGCGGTGGTGCTCATACCCTATTTCTAACAG AAACTGGACGCGTCTATGCCACTGGTCTGAATGATTTTGGGCAGCTTGGGATATCAGATGATGCAACTTACAGTGCT GAGCCATTAGAGGTTTCGGGACTTCCAAAGGAAATTGTTCGGATCTCAGCTGGTTATTATCACTCTGGTGCCATTACAG TTGATGGAGAGCTCTACATGTGGGGAAAGAACGCAAATGGACAACTTGGCCTTGGAAAAA GGGCACCAAAGGCGGTTCCTTTACCAACTAAAGTTGAAAGCTTGATTGGACTGACCATCAAAATGGCAGCTTTGGGTTCAGAGCACTCAGTTGCTGTTAcgg ATGGAGGTGAGGCTTTGAGTTGGGGCGGAGGAGAGTATGGAAGACTTGGACATGCCAATGATTCAACCAGTTTTTCGTTCTTTAAAAGTACcag TGAGTACATGCCAAGGCTAATAAAGAAACTTGAGGGCATCAAG GTAAAATATGTTGCTGCTGGCTTGCTGCATTCTGCATGTATAGATG AAAGTGGCTCAGCTTTTGTATTTGGAGAACGACCAGCAGATAGATTG ggTTTCAGAGAGAACAGCGAAGCTACACCCTCCTTGATTGCTGAACTTCCTTACTCTGAAGAAGTTGCTTGTGGTGGCTATCACACGTGTGTCTTATCAA GTGGTGGAAAATTGTACACTTGGGGTTCAAATGAAAATGGATGCCTTGGTATTGG TACTACGATGGTCTTTCATCAACCAGAAAGAGTTCAAGGTCCTTTCTCGGAATGTATTGTAAGCCAG GTATCTTGTGGTTGGAAGCACACAGCAGCGATTTCTG CAGAAGGCAAAGTTTTCACATGGGGTTGGGGAGGTTCACATGGAACTTTTTCCGTGGATGGGCATTCTTCAGGAGGACAACTG GGTCATGGAAATGATGTTGACTATATGAAACCTACAATGATCAACTTGGGAGGGGATGTGAAAGCATTCCAAGTATCATGCGGATTCAATCATACAGGCGCTATACTTGAACATATCTAA
- the LOC115714640 gene encoding ultraviolet-B receptor UVR8 isoform X6, whose product MEKEKTSFVLEVKFDRFEVLEETGRVYATGLNDFGQLGISDDATYSAEPLEVSGLPKEIVRISAGYYHSGAITVDGELYMWGKNANGQLGLGKRAPKAVPLPTKVESLIGLTIKMAALGSEHSVAVTDGGEALSWGGGEYGRLGHANDSTSFSFFKSTSEYMPRLIKKLEGIKVKYVAAGLLHSACIDESGSAFVFGERPADRLGFRENSEATPSLIAELPYSEEVACGGYHTCVLSSGGKLYTWGSNENGCLGIGTTMVFHQPERVQGPFSECIVSQVSCGWKHTAAISAEGKVFTWGWGGSHGTFSVDGHSSGGQLGHGNDVDYMKPTMINLGGDVKAFQVSCGFNHTGAILEHI is encoded by the exons ATGGAGAAGGAAAAAACTAGCTTTGTGTTGGAGGTCAAATTTGACCGCTTTGAAGTACTTGAGG AAACTGGACGCGTCTATGCCACTGGTCTGAATGATTTTGGGCAGCTTGGGATATCAGATGATGCAACTTACAGTGCT GAGCCATTAGAGGTTTCGGGACTTCCAAAGGAAATTGTTCGGATCTCAGCTGGTTATTATCACTCTGGTGCCATTACAG TTGATGGAGAGCTCTACATGTGGGGAAAGAACGCAAATGGACAACTTGGCCTTGGAAAAA GGGCACCAAAGGCGGTTCCTTTACCAACTAAAGTTGAAAGCTTGATTGGACTGACCATCAAAATGGCAGCTTTGGGTTCAGAGCACTCAGTTGCTGTTAcgg ATGGAGGTGAGGCTTTGAGTTGGGGCGGAGGAGAGTATGGAAGACTTGGACATGCCAATGATTCAACCAGTTTTTCGTTCTTTAAAAGTACcag TGAGTACATGCCAAGGCTAATAAAGAAACTTGAGGGCATCAAG GTAAAATATGTTGCTGCTGGCTTGCTGCATTCTGCATGTATAGATG AAAGTGGCTCAGCTTTTGTATTTGGAGAACGACCAGCAGATAGATTG ggTTTCAGAGAGAACAGCGAAGCTACACCCTCCTTGATTGCTGAACTTCCTTACTCTGAAGAAGTTGCTTGTGGTGGCTATCACACGTGTGTCTTATCAA GTGGTGGAAAATTGTACACTTGGGGTTCAAATGAAAATGGATGCCTTGGTATTGG TACTACGATGGTCTTTCATCAACCAGAAAGAGTTCAAGGTCCTTTCTCGGAATGTATTGTAAGCCAG GTATCTTGTGGTTGGAAGCACACAGCAGCGATTTCTG CAGAAGGCAAAGTTTTCACATGGGGTTGGGGAGGTTCACATGGAACTTTTTCCGTGGATGGGCATTCTTCAGGAGGACAACTG GGTCATGGAAATGATGTTGACTATATGAAACCTACAATGATCAACTTGGGAGGGGATGTGAAAGCATTCCAAGTATCATGCGGATTCAATCATACAGGCGCTATACTTGAACATATCTAA
- the LOC115714640 gene encoding ultraviolet-B receptor UVR8 isoform X2 → MLSRIGSVRSSSLSLGFGLVKRWLWSKSDTGQRFAVLWGNGDYGRLGLGSLDSHWSPAPVLCSAFRDQGLRAIACGGAHTLFLTDRAFKETWRRKKLALCWRSNLTALKYLRVVAHKLSPTLTETGRVYATGLNDFGQLGISDDATYSAEPLEVSGLPKEIVRISAGYYHSGAITVDGELYMWGKNANGQLGLGKRAPKAVPLPTKVESLIGLTIKMAALGSEHSVAVTDGGEALSWGGGEYGRLGHANDSTSFSFFKSTSEYMPRLIKKLEGIKVKYVAAGLLHSACIDESGSAFVFGERPADRLGFRENSEATPSLIAELPYSEEVACGGYHTCVLSSGGKLYTWGSNENGCLGIGTTMVFHQPERVQGPFSECIVSQVSCGWKHTAAISEGKVFTWGWGGSHGTFSVDGHSSGGQLGHGNDVDYMKPTMINLGGDVKAFQVSCGFNHTGAILEHI, encoded by the exons ATGTTGAGCAGAATCGGATCAGTTAGAAGCTCTTCACTGAGTTTAGGGTTTGGGTTAGTCAAAAGGTGGTTGTGGAGTAAGAGCGACACTGGTCAGAGGTTCGCGGTTCTTTGGGGCAATGGTGACTATGGCAGGCTTGGGTTGGGGAGCCTGGACTCACATTGGAGCCCTGCTCCCGTGCTCTGTTCGGCCTTTCGTGATCAAGGCCTTCGAGCCATTGCATGCGGTGGTGCTCATACCCTATTTCTAACAG ATCGAGCATTTAAGGAAACATGGAGAAGGAAAAAACTAGCTTTGTGTTGGAGGTCAAATTTGACCGCTTTGAAGTACTTGAGG GTAGTGGCTCATAAACTGTCTCCTACTTTGACAGAAACTGGACGCGTCTATGCCACTGGTCTGAATGATTTTGGGCAGCTTGGGATATCAGATGATGCAACTTACAGTGCT GAGCCATTAGAGGTTTCGGGACTTCCAAAGGAAATTGTTCGGATCTCAGCTGGTTATTATCACTCTGGTGCCATTACAG TTGATGGAGAGCTCTACATGTGGGGAAAGAACGCAAATGGACAACTTGGCCTTGGAAAAA GGGCACCAAAGGCGGTTCCTTTACCAACTAAAGTTGAAAGCTTGATTGGACTGACCATCAAAATGGCAGCTTTGGGTTCAGAGCACTCAGTTGCTGTTAcgg ATGGAGGTGAGGCTTTGAGTTGGGGCGGAGGAGAGTATGGAAGACTTGGACATGCCAATGATTCAACCAGTTTTTCGTTCTTTAAAAGTACcag TGAGTACATGCCAAGGCTAATAAAGAAACTTGAGGGCATCAAG GTAAAATATGTTGCTGCTGGCTTGCTGCATTCTGCATGTATAGATG AAAGTGGCTCAGCTTTTGTATTTGGAGAACGACCAGCAGATAGATTG ggTTTCAGAGAGAACAGCGAAGCTACACCCTCCTTGATTGCTGAACTTCCTTACTCTGAAGAAGTTGCTTGTGGTGGCTATCACACGTGTGTCTTATCAA GTGGTGGAAAATTGTACACTTGGGGTTCAAATGAAAATGGATGCCTTGGTATTGG TACTACGATGGTCTTTCATCAACCAGAAAGAGTTCAAGGTCCTTTCTCGGAATGTATTGTAAGCCAG GTATCTTGTGGTTGGAAGCACACAGCAGCGATTTCTG AAGGCAAAGTTTTCACATGGGGTTGGGGAGGTTCACATGGAACTTTTTCCGTGGATGGGCATTCTTCAGGAGGACAACTG GGTCATGGAAATGATGTTGACTATATGAAACCTACAATGATCAACTTGGGAGGGGATGTGAAAGCATTCCAAGTATCATGCGGATTCAATCATACAGGCGCTATACTTGAACATATCTAA
- the LOC115714640 gene encoding ultraviolet-B receptor UVR8 isoform X1 yields MLSRIGSVRSSSLSLGFGLVKRWLWSKSDTGQRFAVLWGNGDYGRLGLGSLDSHWSPAPVLCSAFRDQGLRAIACGGAHTLFLTDRAFKETWRRKKLALCWRSNLTALKYLRVVAHKLSPTLTETGRVYATGLNDFGQLGISDDATYSAEPLEVSGLPKEIVRISAGYYHSGAITVDGELYMWGKNANGQLGLGKRAPKAVPLPTKVESLIGLTIKMAALGSEHSVAVTDGGEALSWGGGEYGRLGHANDSTSFSFFKSTSEYMPRLIKKLEGIKVKYVAAGLLHSACIDESGSAFVFGERPADRLGFRENSEATPSLIAELPYSEEVACGGYHTCVLSSGGKLYTWGSNENGCLGIGTTMVFHQPERVQGPFSECIVSQVSCGWKHTAAISAEGKVFTWGWGGSHGTFSVDGHSSGGQLGHGNDVDYMKPTMINLGGDVKAFQVSCGFNHTGAILEHI; encoded by the exons ATGTTGAGCAGAATCGGATCAGTTAGAAGCTCTTCACTGAGTTTAGGGTTTGGGTTAGTCAAAAGGTGGTTGTGGAGTAAGAGCGACACTGGTCAGAGGTTCGCGGTTCTTTGGGGCAATGGTGACTATGGCAGGCTTGGGTTGGGGAGCCTGGACTCACATTGGAGCCCTGCTCCCGTGCTCTGTTCGGCCTTTCGTGATCAAGGCCTTCGAGCCATTGCATGCGGTGGTGCTCATACCCTATTTCTAACAG ATCGAGCATTTAAGGAAACATGGAGAAGGAAAAAACTAGCTTTGTGTTGGAGGTCAAATTTGACCGCTTTGAAGTACTTGAGG GTAGTGGCTCATAAACTGTCTCCTACTTTGACAGAAACTGGACGCGTCTATGCCACTGGTCTGAATGATTTTGGGCAGCTTGGGATATCAGATGATGCAACTTACAGTGCT GAGCCATTAGAGGTTTCGGGACTTCCAAAGGAAATTGTTCGGATCTCAGCTGGTTATTATCACTCTGGTGCCATTACAG TTGATGGAGAGCTCTACATGTGGGGAAAGAACGCAAATGGACAACTTGGCCTTGGAAAAA GGGCACCAAAGGCGGTTCCTTTACCAACTAAAGTTGAAAGCTTGATTGGACTGACCATCAAAATGGCAGCTTTGGGTTCAGAGCACTCAGTTGCTGTTAcgg ATGGAGGTGAGGCTTTGAGTTGGGGCGGAGGAGAGTATGGAAGACTTGGACATGCCAATGATTCAACCAGTTTTTCGTTCTTTAAAAGTACcag TGAGTACATGCCAAGGCTAATAAAGAAACTTGAGGGCATCAAG GTAAAATATGTTGCTGCTGGCTTGCTGCATTCTGCATGTATAGATG AAAGTGGCTCAGCTTTTGTATTTGGAGAACGACCAGCAGATAGATTG ggTTTCAGAGAGAACAGCGAAGCTACACCCTCCTTGATTGCTGAACTTCCTTACTCTGAAGAAGTTGCTTGTGGTGGCTATCACACGTGTGTCTTATCAA GTGGTGGAAAATTGTACACTTGGGGTTCAAATGAAAATGGATGCCTTGGTATTGG TACTACGATGGTCTTTCATCAACCAGAAAGAGTTCAAGGTCCTTTCTCGGAATGTATTGTAAGCCAG GTATCTTGTGGTTGGAAGCACACAGCAGCGATTTCTG CAGAAGGCAAAGTTTTCACATGGGGTTGGGGAGGTTCACATGGAACTTTTTCCGTGGATGGGCATTCTTCAGGAGGACAACTG GGTCATGGAAATGATGTTGACTATATGAAACCTACAATGATCAACTTGGGAGGGGATGTGAAAGCATTCCAAGTATCATGCGGATTCAATCATACAGGCGCTATACTTGAACATATCTAA
- the LOC115714640 gene encoding uncharacterized protein LOC115714640 isoform X5, which translates to MLSRIGSVRSSSLSLGFGLVKRWLWSKSDTGQRFAVLWGNGDYGRLGLGSLDSHWSPAPVLCSAFRDQGLRAIACGGAHTLFLTDRAFKETWRRKKLALCWRSNLTALKYLRVVAHKLSPTLTETGRVYATGLNDFGQLGISDDATYSAEPLEVSGLPKEIVRISAGYYHSGAITVDGELYMWGKNANGQLGLGKRAPKAVPLPTKVESLIGLTIKMAALGSEHSVAVTDGGEALSWGGGEYGRLGHANDSTSFSFFKSTSEYMPRLIKKLEGIKVKYVAAGLLHSACIDESGSAFVFGERPADRLGFRENSEATPSLIAELPYSEEVACGGYHTCVLSSILWLEAHSSDFCRRQSFHMGLGRFTWNFFRGWAFFRRTTGSWK; encoded by the exons ATGTTGAGCAGAATCGGATCAGTTAGAAGCTCTTCACTGAGTTTAGGGTTTGGGTTAGTCAAAAGGTGGTTGTGGAGTAAGAGCGACACTGGTCAGAGGTTCGCGGTTCTTTGGGGCAATGGTGACTATGGCAGGCTTGGGTTGGGGAGCCTGGACTCACATTGGAGCCCTGCTCCCGTGCTCTGTTCGGCCTTTCGTGATCAAGGCCTTCGAGCCATTGCATGCGGTGGTGCTCATACCCTATTTCTAACAG ATCGAGCATTTAAGGAAACATGGAGAAGGAAAAAACTAGCTTTGTGTTGGAGGTCAAATTTGACCGCTTTGAAGTACTTGAGG GTAGTGGCTCATAAACTGTCTCCTACTTTGACAGAAACTGGACGCGTCTATGCCACTGGTCTGAATGATTTTGGGCAGCTTGGGATATCAGATGATGCAACTTACAGTGCT GAGCCATTAGAGGTTTCGGGACTTCCAAAGGAAATTGTTCGGATCTCAGCTGGTTATTATCACTCTGGTGCCATTACAG TTGATGGAGAGCTCTACATGTGGGGAAAGAACGCAAATGGACAACTTGGCCTTGGAAAAA GGGCACCAAAGGCGGTTCCTTTACCAACTAAAGTTGAAAGCTTGATTGGACTGACCATCAAAATGGCAGCTTTGGGTTCAGAGCACTCAGTTGCTGTTAcgg ATGGAGGTGAGGCTTTGAGTTGGGGCGGAGGAGAGTATGGAAGACTTGGACATGCCAATGATTCAACCAGTTTTTCGTTCTTTAAAAGTACcag TGAGTACATGCCAAGGCTAATAAAGAAACTTGAGGGCATCAAG GTAAAATATGTTGCTGCTGGCTTGCTGCATTCTGCATGTATAGATG AAAGTGGCTCAGCTTTTGTATTTGGAGAACGACCAGCAGATAGATTG ggTTTCAGAGAGAACAGCGAAGCTACACCCTCCTTGATTGCTGAACTTCCTTACTCTGAAGAAGTTGCTTGTGGTGGCTATCACACGTGTGTCTTATCAA GTATCTTGTGGTTGGAAGCACACAGCAGCGATTTCTG CAGAAGGCAAAGTTTTCACATGGGGTTGGGGAGGTTCACATGGAACTTTTTCCGTGGATGGGCATTCTTCAGGAGGACAACTG GGTCATGGAAATGA
- the LOC115714640 gene encoding ultraviolet-B receptor UVR8 isoform X4, which yields MLSRIGSVRSSSLSLGFGLVKRWLWSKSDTGQRFAVLWGNGDYGRLGLGSLDSHWSPAPVLCSAFRDQGLRAIACGGAHTLFLTETGRVYATGLNDFGQLGISDDATYSAEPLEVSGLPKEIVRISAGYYHSGAITVDGELYMWGKNANGQLGLGKRAPKAVPLPTKVESLIGLTIKMAALGSEHSVAVTDGGEALSWGGGEYGRLGHANDSTSFSFFKSTSEYMPRLIKKLEGIKVKYVAAGLLHSACIDESGSAFVFGERPADRLGFRENSEATPSLIAELPYSEEVACGGYHTCVLSSGGKLYTWGSNENGCLGIGTTMVFHQPERVQGPFSECIVSQVSCGWKHTAAISEGKVFTWGWGGSHGTFSVDGHSSGGQLGHGNDVDYMKPTMINLGGDVKAFQVSCGFNHTGAILEHI from the exons ATGTTGAGCAGAATCGGATCAGTTAGAAGCTCTTCACTGAGTTTAGGGTTTGGGTTAGTCAAAAGGTGGTTGTGGAGTAAGAGCGACACTGGTCAGAGGTTCGCGGTTCTTTGGGGCAATGGTGACTATGGCAGGCTTGGGTTGGGGAGCCTGGACTCACATTGGAGCCCTGCTCCCGTGCTCTGTTCGGCCTTTCGTGATCAAGGCCTTCGAGCCATTGCATGCGGTGGTGCTCATACCCTATTTCTAACAG AAACTGGACGCGTCTATGCCACTGGTCTGAATGATTTTGGGCAGCTTGGGATATCAGATGATGCAACTTACAGTGCT GAGCCATTAGAGGTTTCGGGACTTCCAAAGGAAATTGTTCGGATCTCAGCTGGTTATTATCACTCTGGTGCCATTACAG TTGATGGAGAGCTCTACATGTGGGGAAAGAACGCAAATGGACAACTTGGCCTTGGAAAAA GGGCACCAAAGGCGGTTCCTTTACCAACTAAAGTTGAAAGCTTGATTGGACTGACCATCAAAATGGCAGCTTTGGGTTCAGAGCACTCAGTTGCTGTTAcgg ATGGAGGTGAGGCTTTGAGTTGGGGCGGAGGAGAGTATGGAAGACTTGGACATGCCAATGATTCAACCAGTTTTTCGTTCTTTAAAAGTACcag TGAGTACATGCCAAGGCTAATAAAGAAACTTGAGGGCATCAAG GTAAAATATGTTGCTGCTGGCTTGCTGCATTCTGCATGTATAGATG AAAGTGGCTCAGCTTTTGTATTTGGAGAACGACCAGCAGATAGATTG ggTTTCAGAGAGAACAGCGAAGCTACACCCTCCTTGATTGCTGAACTTCCTTACTCTGAAGAAGTTGCTTGTGGTGGCTATCACACGTGTGTCTTATCAA GTGGTGGAAAATTGTACACTTGGGGTTCAAATGAAAATGGATGCCTTGGTATTGG TACTACGATGGTCTTTCATCAACCAGAAAGAGTTCAAGGTCCTTTCTCGGAATGTATTGTAAGCCAG GTATCTTGTGGTTGGAAGCACACAGCAGCGATTTCTG AAGGCAAAGTTTTCACATGGGGTTGGGGAGGTTCACATGGAACTTTTTCCGTGGATGGGCATTCTTCAGGAGGACAACTG GGTCATGGAAATGATGTTGACTATATGAAACCTACAATGATCAACTTGGGAGGGGATGTGAAAGCATTCCAAGTATCATGCGGATTCAATCATACAGGCGCTATACTTGAACATATCTAA
- the LOC115714640 gene encoding uncharacterized protein LOC115714640 isoform X7, with the protein MLSRIGSVRSSSLSLGFGLVKRWLWSKSDTGQRFAVLWGNGDYGRLGLGSLDSHWSPAPVLCSAFRDQGLRAIACGGAHTLFLTDRAFKETWRRKKLALCWRSNLTALKYLRVVAHKLSPTLTETGRVYATGLNDFGQLGISDDATYSAEPLEVSGLPKEIVRISAGYYHSGAITVDGELYMWGKNANGQLGLGKRAPKAVPLPTKVESLIGLTIKMAALGSEHSVAVTDGGEALSWGGGEYGRLGHANDSTSFSFFKSTSEYMPRLIKKLEGIKVKYVAAGLLHSACIDESGSAFVFGERPADRLGFRENSEATPSLIAELPYSEEVACGGYHTCVLSSILWLEAHSSDF; encoded by the exons ATGTTGAGCAGAATCGGATCAGTTAGAAGCTCTTCACTGAGTTTAGGGTTTGGGTTAGTCAAAAGGTGGTTGTGGAGTAAGAGCGACACTGGTCAGAGGTTCGCGGTTCTTTGGGGCAATGGTGACTATGGCAGGCTTGGGTTGGGGAGCCTGGACTCACATTGGAGCCCTGCTCCCGTGCTCTGTTCGGCCTTTCGTGATCAAGGCCTTCGAGCCATTGCATGCGGTGGTGCTCATACCCTATTTCTAACAG ATCGAGCATTTAAGGAAACATGGAGAAGGAAAAAACTAGCTTTGTGTTGGAGGTCAAATTTGACCGCTTTGAAGTACTTGAGG GTAGTGGCTCATAAACTGTCTCCTACTTTGACAGAAACTGGACGCGTCTATGCCACTGGTCTGAATGATTTTGGGCAGCTTGGGATATCAGATGATGCAACTTACAGTGCT GAGCCATTAGAGGTTTCGGGACTTCCAAAGGAAATTGTTCGGATCTCAGCTGGTTATTATCACTCTGGTGCCATTACAG TTGATGGAGAGCTCTACATGTGGGGAAAGAACGCAAATGGACAACTTGGCCTTGGAAAAA GGGCACCAAAGGCGGTTCCTTTACCAACTAAAGTTGAAAGCTTGATTGGACTGACCATCAAAATGGCAGCTTTGGGTTCAGAGCACTCAGTTGCTGTTAcgg ATGGAGGTGAGGCTTTGAGTTGGGGCGGAGGAGAGTATGGAAGACTTGGACATGCCAATGATTCAACCAGTTTTTCGTTCTTTAAAAGTACcag TGAGTACATGCCAAGGCTAATAAAGAAACTTGAGGGCATCAAG GTAAAATATGTTGCTGCTGGCTTGCTGCATTCTGCATGTATAGATG AAAGTGGCTCAGCTTTTGTATTTGGAGAACGACCAGCAGATAGATTG ggTTTCAGAGAGAACAGCGAAGCTACACCCTCCTTGATTGCTGAACTTCCTTACTCTGAAGAAGTTGCTTGTGGTGGCTATCACACGTGTGTCTTATCAA GTATCTTGTGGTTGGAAGCACACAGCAGCGATTTCTG